GATCACGTCACCGGACGCGTAGATGTTCGGGACGCTAGTCTGCAAGTGGTCGTTGACCTCGATACCGTTGGCGTTAACCGTCACCCCCACCGTTTCCAGGCCCAGATCGGCCGTGTTAGGCTCCCGGCCGGTCGCGTCCAAGATCCAGTCAGTAGTCAGCGTTTCGTTGGCGTCCGTGGTCACCACGTAATCGTCCGCCGCGTGGGTGACCTGCGTGACCGTAGTGTTGCGCAAGACGGTTACCCCGTGGTGTTGTAAATCCGTCAGAACCTGTTCCACATAAGGCTGGTGGAAGGCCCGTAAGGCTTGGTCGCCGTGCAAGACGATGGTGACGTCACTGCCCGCCGCGTTAGCGATGGTGGCTAGTTCCAGAGCAATGTAGCCGCCCCCGATGACCACCATCCGTTGCGGCATCGTAGCCAGATCCAGAAAGTCGGTGCTATCGTGGAGGAACTCGCCGCCCGGAATGTCCAACCGGTGGGGATGGAGCCCCGTAGCAATCACGATCTGATCGGTGGTGTAGGTCTGCTGGCCCACCTGAATCGTGTGAGCATCGACTAAGCGGCCGTAGCCGTGAATCAAGTCCACGCCACTCCCGGTCAGTAAGCCTGCGATCATGTCTGGTAAACCGTTAATCACATCACCTTTGTGGGCCATATTAGCATCCCAGTTCAGGTGCGTTTGTCCGGTCAAGACCGGATTCAACGCCGCGAGTTGACGTTGTAACGCGACCGGCGCGTCCAACGAAATCTTGGCGTTACACCCCCGGTTCGGACAGGTGCCCCCGACCTTGTCGGCTTCGATGACCCCGACCTTGACGCCCTTTTGGGCCAACGGAATCGCCCCGTCAAACGTGCCGTGCCCGCTTCCCAGATATAAGACGTCATATTGATACGCTTGCTTTGCCATGTTGTGGCCTCCCTAAATTGATTGTTAACAATTAAATTGTGTCCAATATATAAATTCATTCTACCCAGTCGCCGCCGGTCACGCAACCATTTTGCCCATCAAATTTTGGCTGAGAGACCTCCCTCTTACTTTACGGGGGTTAGGGCTTGCGGTCACGGAATTGGCCGCGTAAGATAACGTTAATTAACTTAGTCACCTAATGATTATTTAAGGAGGAATTCAGTTGTCCTATAGCATTCATGAGGTCGCCGAAAAATTAAACCTTTCAATCTATAGTATTCGCTACTACCACGACCACGGGATGTTGCCCTTCGTGGAACGCGACACTAATAACAACCGGGTCTTTCACGACATCGATATCGAGTGGTTACGCCTAATCATCTGTTTCCGCAATACGGGGATGCCCCTCGAACGCATCCAGCATTATCTGGACCTAGTTCAACAGGGCGACGAGACGATTCCCGAGCGCTATCAAATGATGAAAGTCCAACAGGAACGGACCGTTCAGGAATTGGCCGCCCTGAAAAATCACTTGGCTACCATTAACCACAAGGTCGCCCACTACCACGACGTTTTGACGCAGGGTAAGCCCGACACCTACGTGCCCACCGACTTACCGCAACCGCAACCGACGGATAATATCGCTTAGTGTTTATTATTAATAACAAATAAGCCTTAATTATTAATAAATAGAAATCGGTCACCACTCAGCTTACTGTGGTGACCGATTTTTTGCATTATTCAGAGTTAGTGCGCGCCCCAGGAGATTGCCCCCTGTTGGGCCAGAATCTGATCAATCGCGGTTAATTCGGCGGCCGTAAAGTCCAGGTGCTGTAAGGCCTGAACGTTGTCGACGATTTGTTCGGGCCGACTTGCTCCAATGAGGACGCTAGCGATCTCCGGTTCTCGTAAGTTCCAGGCCAACGCCATCTGGGCTAAGCTCTGCCCCCGGTTTTGCGCCAGTTCGTTTAACTGCTTGACGGTCTGCAACGTCTGATCGACCTGCGTCGGGTTCAAGAACGGAATCGTCCCCTTCTTGGCCCGGGAATCCGCGGGAATCCCGTTGAGGTACTTATCCGTCAAGAGCCCTTGCGACAGGGAACTGAAGCCGACCGCCGCCTTGTGCTCGCGCTTTAAGACCGGGAAGAGGTCGGTCTCCACGTCGCGGTTGAACATGTTGTAGCGCGGTTGGTGGATGATAAACGGCGTGTGCAGGTCGTTAAAGATCTTAGTAATCGCCGCCGTTTGGGCACCATTGTAGTTCGAGATACCCACGTACAGGGCCTTGCCCTGACGCACCAGTTGATCCAACGCCAACGCCGTTTCTTCAATGGCCGTGTTCGGGTCCGGTCGGTGGCTGTAGAAGATGTCAAAGTAGTCCAACCCGGTCCGTTTCAGGCTCTGGTTAGCGCTGGCAATGATGCTCTTGCGCGACCCCCAGTTACCGTACGGGCCCGGCCACATCACGTAACCGGCCTTGCTGGCAATCACCATCTGGTCGCGGTAGGCGTGCATGTCGCCGGCCATGATCCGACCGAAGTTTTCCTCCGCGCTCCCCGGTTTCGGCCCGTAGTTGTTGGCCAAATCGAAGTAGGTAATGCCTAAATCAAAGGCCTGGTGGATCATCGCCACCTGCGTGTCGAAGGGATCGACACTCCCAAAGTTGTTCCACAGTCCTAAACCAATCGCCGATAATTTTAAGCCGCTATCCCCCACCCGGTTATACACCATCTGTTGGTAGCGGTACTCGTCTGCCTGATACATGTTCACGGCCTCCTCATCTGTACATCGTGCCTTAAGGATACCGCTTTCATGCCCGGTACGGCAAACTCAATTTCGCCGTAATGGTCTACATCTTCTTCTCGAAGCCTTCCATGGGTGCCGCTTGGTTCTGGTAGTTCTGCGCGGTCGTTGGATCATCGGTAAAGTGCATCACCGAATAGAACGCCCCTTTCAGGTAGTCCTGCATGGCCCGCGGAATCTTTAATTCATCCATGGCACTCGGCGATAATTGGTACCGTAAGCTGGCTTCGTCTCCGGCCGCCACCTTTTGAACCCAGAGCGGTTCGCGAATCATTTCCCGACCCATGGCGACCAAATCGGTGCCCAGGGCCAAAACGGCTGCGGCATCCTGCGGCGTTTCGACGGACCCCACGCCCATCAACGGTTTTCGACCCGCCAATTGCCGACTAATCTTGGTCAGAATCGGCTCGTGGTCGGTCTTATCGTTGAGCGACGTGCGGTGCGCCGACCCCATCGACACGTGAACGTAATCCACCACGGAATCCCCCAGCATGTCGACAAACGCCAACGAGTCGGCCAAGCGAATCCCCGGCGTTTCGATTTCCTCGGGTGAGATCCGGTAGCCTAACAGGAACGGCCGGTCGGCGTACTGGTCGATTGCCGCGTGGGCACTGGCCATCACGGCCTTGGCGAAGGCCATCCGGTCGATCCCCCACTTGTCGGTCCGCCGGTTAGAGTTCGGGGAGAAGAACTGTTGTAACAAATAGGTGTTGGCGCCGTGGAGCTCGACGCCATCGAAACCGGCCACGATGGCCCGCCGCGTCGCATCCCCGAAGGCCGCAATGATGTCGTCAATTTCGGCGGTGCTCAACGCCCGGGGCTCCTGTGAATCGGCGGGAAAGGTCGCCGCTACCGCACTCGCACTGACCGGTTGGTGGCCCCGCAAAATCGAGTCGTTGGACTTCCGCCCGGCATGGAAGATCTGTAAGACCGCCTTGGTGCCGTTTTGCTTCATCGCGTGCGCCAACGCCGTTAAGCCGGGAATATCGCTATCGTTGGCGATCGACAGTTCCCCTTCAAAGCCCTTCCCACTAGCAATCACGTTGGCCACTTCACCAATGATTAGGCCTAAGCCGCCAGCCCGCGCACCGTAAAAGTCGATTTCATCGTTGGTCACGTGGCCGTCGTAGAAACTCGACATGGTGGTCGTGGGCGACATCGCCAAGCGGTTCTTTAGGGTCAAGCCATTTTTAAACGTATAAGGTTGCATAAATGCATAAGTCATTTCGATTCCTCCCGTTGACAGGTCAAGATTTGTTGTAAGATGGGGCGCAGACTCTCACCCGTCGGCGAAAGCCCCCACGCCCATTGTTCCACGTGAAACACAATCAGGTGTTGCCGCCATAGATGCCAGCACGCACGGGCCCCACAGCGACGCTCCTTGAGTGGTAACTGACACCACAGCGCCCGACTACTTTGCGGGCTCGTGGTTAGACTCAAGAGAATGCGCCACTGGGCGGGACACGTGATCAGGGTACGCACCACCCGTAAGCCAATTGGTTCGGTTGTCATCAGCCACCTCCTTGACCCTTAGTCTACCGGTTGACGTTCAGAAAAAAAGAAGGCACTTTAAAGTGCCCCAAAAGCTACGCCAACGCCACAGCCCCAAAACCTTTAGCTTGCGTAACCAATTAATTTCTACTAAAATAGATTAATCATTTAAACTAGATTTAGCGGCCCATCAGCGGGTACTTCGATCCCTGCGCACTAAAGCTTCCGGGCCACCGGGGACGGGAGAGTTCCCAACTTAGACCGCTGTGACACTTCGCTTAAAGGAAGGACGTTCCATGCAAGCTATTCAGGTTACCCATTACAATCGTCAACACTGGGTCGCGCTCAACGACGTTCCCGAACCCACCGTGGGGCCCACCGACATCTTGGTCGAGGTCCAGGCCGCCGGCGTTAACTTAAACGACGTTCGCTTCGCCACCGGGGTCGTGGCGCCAATTCTCCCTACCAAACTCCCTTTTACGTTAGGAAGCGAGGTCGCGGGAACCGTTTTAAAGGTGGGCGCTGATGTCACCACCTTTAGCGTGGGCCAAGCCGTGTACGCGCGCTTACCGCACGCCCAAATGGGGGCCTTCGCCGAACGCGTGGCGGTGGCGGCCGACTGTTGGGCCCCGATTCCCGCGGGACTAACCTTCGAACAGGCCGCCGCGGTCCCCTCGGCCGCCCTCGCCGCTTACCAGGCACTGACCGAGGAACTTTCCCTAAAGACCGGCGACCAGCTGTTTCTGCCTCACGGGGCCGATGGCTTTGGCCTGTTCGCCATCCCGTTTGCCCACAAACTCGGCATCCGGGTGACTACCAGCGCCAGTTCACAAGCCGTCACTAGCCTCAAAGCCTTGGGCGCCGAACGGGTGCTCGATGACCGCACCACCGACTTTGCCACCGAGCTACACGACTTTGACGCCGTCATCGATACGCAGGGCCGTAACGCCATCCCCGCCGAGCTAAAGATTTTACGCCGCCACGGGACCCTGGTCTCCCTAGCGGCCCTACCCAATTGGAAATTCGCTTGTCAGCAGGATTACTCGTTGCCCCGGCGGCTCATCTTTGGCGCCGCCGGACTAAACCTGACGCTCCAAGCCCACCGCCAACACAAGCAGTACCGCTTCATGTTGGTCCACGCCGACGGATCCCAACTCCGCCACATCAGTGACTGGATAGCCAACCTGCACCTGACGCCCACGGTGGCGGCGACCTATTCGCTGGAACAAACACAGGCCGCCCTCGACCAGGTGGCGACCCGTCAAACCACTGGCAAGGTGGTCATTACTCGTTAATCTTAAACGCCAAAGGCGCCCCGTCAGCTGACGGGACGCCTTTCTTCATATCCTTAATTTGCCTGTAATAAGTGCTCAAACCCGGTGTGGTCGTTTTGGACCCGGACATCACGGACGCCGGTTTCCCGGAGTTCGTCGACGTGGTGTTCGCCCCAGATCGACATCTGGACCAGAACGGTGCCCAACGACCGGCCCATGGGCGTCAGCGTGTAAACCACCTTAAAGGGAGCCCGTTCACCGTAGACCTGGCGCTGGACGATGCCGTCATCCATTAATTCGCGCAACTGTTGGGTCAGAACTTTCTGGGAGATTTCCGGGAGTTCCTGACGCAAATCGCAGGTACGCTGCGGCCGCACGCTCAGGTGGCAGAGCAGTTGCGGTTTCCATTTACCACTGATCACGTCTAAGGTGGCTTCCACGCCGATATTGTAGGTTTTCTTCGCCATTTTCCGGTTCCCCCTGTCGTTTTTAACTAGTTTAACCGTTGAGCCGCGATTTGACGAGTAGGCACTTTTTGGTAACCCTTGGCAAAGGCCGGGCTCAAGCGTAGACTGGGGACTAACTTTTTCGTTTGGAGGGATGTTCATGTTCAAACCAGCACCATTGCAGCGCGGGGACGCGGTCGCCATCGTCAGCTTATCGGCCGGCACACTGGGTGAACCGTTCGCCGCTCACGAACTGGCCCGCGGAAAAGACCGCCTGCGTCAACTCGGCCTCACGCCCGTTTGTATGCCGAACAGCCTCAAGGGGACCGCTTACCTGGCGGCACATCCCGCGGCCCTCTTAGACCCGCAAATTCGCGGGATTATCTGTGCCATCGGGGGGAACGATACCTACCGGTTGGCCCCGTTCTTACTCGACGACCCCGACTTTCGCACGGCCGTCACGGCGCATCCCAAACTCTTCACCGGTTTTTCGGACACCACGGTCGACCACCTGATGCTCTATCAACTGGGGCTAACCACCTACTACGGTCCCAACCTGCTCAACGACCTGGCCGAACTGGGACCCGATTTGCTGCCGTACACGGCTCAGACGCTACGCCACTACTTCACCAATCCCGCCACGACGGCCATTACCAGTAGTCCCGTCTGGTACCAGGAGCGCACCGATTTCTCGCCCGCGGCCCTCGATACCCTCCGCATCAGTCATCCCGAAACACGGGGCTACCAGGTCTTACGCGGCCACGGACAAGTGACCGGTCCCTTATTGGGCGGCTGTCTCGACAGTCTGAACAGCCTGCTGACCGACACGCGCTTTCCCGACGAGCCCACCGTTAACGCCCGCTACCATCTGCTTCCCAGTGCCGCCGACTTTGCGGGGAAGGTTCTCTTCTTGGAAACCAGCGAAGAACGGCCCACCCCGGCGGCCTACCAAGCTATGTTGGAACATCTAAAAGCCGCCGGTATCTTGGGGGCCGCAGCCGCCATCATCACGGGCAAGCCCCAAGACGAGGTCTACTATCCCGACTACTGCCGGGTGCTACAGGCGGTCACCGCCGACTTACAGACGCCCCTCATGACCAACCTCAACTTCGGCCACGCTTACCCACGGACGGCACTCCCGTACGGCGCCACGGCGCGCTTGGACTTAGACCAAGCGACCCTGACCATCACGGAACCCTATTTTGCGGGCCCGACCGATTAAATCCTTAACACAAAGCGACCTTATCCCCAATTCAGGGATAAGGTCGCTTGACTGATTTTTACTAAAATTTACCGGCCTCGTTGCTCTTCACTGGTGGCCGGCACCGCCATCACGTCGGTGTCGACGATGCCAAATTGCCGGCGCATCTGGGCTTCGATTTCCTCACCCAACCGGTAGCTATCTTGAACCTCCATGTGAGCGTCGACGGCGATGATCACGTCCAGCGTGACCATGTTGCCACTATAGTGCGCGTTGAGCTCCTCGACGCGGACCACCTGCGCGTGTTGCTCGATGGCCGCCCGAAACTGGGCTTCGGCCTGGGGATCAAAATAATCGGCTAGATTCAAACTACTCTCGCGAAAAATCTGAATCCCCGCCGCCAGGATGAAGAAGCCGACGACGATACTGGCCACGCCATCCAGCCAGGTCACCCGAAACCACAGCGCGCCACCAATGGCGACCAACGTGCCCAGACTGGTCAACGCGTCGCTCAGGCTGTCCTGGGCGGCAGCCGTCAACGCCGCGTTGTTGAGCTTGCGGCCCCCCTGCCGGTTGAACCACCAGACAATCAGCATGATGCCCATAGCGATGGCCGCCCCGACCAACGTGATGGGCCGGGGAATCTCCTGCGTTGCCGGTTTGACCAGGCTCTTCAAGCCACCGTAGATGACGCTCACGGCGATGGCGACCATCACGATTCCCGTAATCAGGGTGAAGACCGTCTCGTAGTGAAACCGTGTCAGTTACAGGCGTTGTCCCGTTTTTTGCAGGTCTTGGGGTAGGGGTTGCCCCATCAAATCATCGTCGTCGATGTCGCGGGCGATGAAGATCCCCACCAGCAATAACGCCGCCGAAATGATGCCGGCAAGGTTATTGAAGGCGTCGGCCCGCAGCGTCTGTGAATGGCCGATGATGGCCAGATAAAATTCGATGACCGAAATCAACAAGTAGGCGCCCACGTTGAACCACAGGTGTTGTTGGGCGCTCCGGAGTTTGCGTAACTCCTGGGTTTGGATCGTCTTCCACGCGGCGTTTTCCGCTTGGCGATGTGTCTTTAAACTTTGCCTGTCGTTCCTCCCAATGACCGCGATCGGTCGCCCCCATTATACCCACTTTTTAACGCCAGCCACCCCAAAAACGTTTGCGTTAGCGAAACGTTTTTGCTGCTCTAATGACCCACTGCACGTCGAAAAATGAAACTGGCTTGTTTGTCTTTTCCTTAATGGTTGCATTCAATGAAAGCGACCAATAAAAAATTAAAAATGACGAACCCCTAGGGACAACCGCACTCGTTGCCCCTTTTAACGCTGACTTTACAAACTTTTTAGTGAAACCGGTTGCGAACTGTAAGCCTATCGGTTATAATTACGTTGTGAAATAGGTATCAAAGATTTTCAAAACTTCCGAAAGAAGGCATTTGTAAAATGGCTGAACGTAGTTATGATTTTCTGATGCCCAGTGTCAACTTTTTTGGCCCTGGTGTAATTACTAAAATTGGTGAACGTGCAAAAATGTTGGGGATGAAGAAGCCCGTGATCGTCACGGACAAATTCCTCGAAGGTTTAAAGGGTGGCGCCGTTCAACAGACCTTAGCGTCATTAAAGGCCGCCGGGGTTGATTACGTGGTTTACAACAACGTCGAACCAAACCCAAAGATTCGCAACATCAAAGAAGTTAAGAAGCTTTACCAAGACTCCGGTGCCGACTCCATCATCACGGTTGGTGGTGGGTCCGCCCACGATACTGGTAAGGGTGCCGGAATCATCTTGACCAACGGTGACGACATCACTAAGTTGGCCGGGATCGAAACGCTCGACAAGGCCTTACCACCATTGATCGCCGTAAACACGACCGCCGGGACCGGTTCCGAACTGACCCGTCACGCCGTGATCACTAACGAAGAAACCCACTTGAAGTTCGTGGTCGTTTCATGGCGGAACATTCCGTTGGTTTCCTTCAACGACCCATCGTTGATGTTGGACGTCCCTAAGGGCTTAACGGCCGCTACCGGGATGGACGCTTTCGTGCAATCCATCGAACCTTACGTGTCCGTGGACCACAACCCAATCACCGACTCCCAATGTGTGGAAGCCATCAAGTTGATTGAAACGTCCTTACGTGAAGCCGTTGCTAACGGCCACAACCTGGAAGCTCGGACCAAGATGGTCGAAGCCGAAATGTTAGCCGGGATGGCCTTCAACAACGCCAACTTGGGTTACGTGCACGCCATGGCGCACCAATTAGGTGGTCAATATGACGCACCCCACGGTGTCTGCTGTGCGCTGTTACTCCCATACGTGGAAGAATACAACATCATCGCCTGCCCAGAACGGTTCGCTGAATTAGCCAAGATCATGGGTGAAAACACCGACGGCTTATCCACGCGTGACGCTGCCGAATTAGCCATCAAGGCCATGAAGCAGATGAGCCAAGACGTTGGTATTCCAAAGTCCATCAAGGAAATCGGTGCTAAGCCAGAAGACTTCGAACTGATGGCCGAAAACGCCTTGAAGGACGGTAACGCCTTCTCCAACCCTCGTAAGGGAACCAAGGAAGACATCATCAAGATCTTCCAAGCTGCTTACGACGCTGAATAATTTTAAAGATTGATTGATATTCCATGAAACTGTCGGGCAACCGGCAGTTTTTTGTTTATACTGATGGTGATTAAGGAGCTGATCAAATGTCTCAAAAATACCTCACCTTTGACTGCTACGGTACCCTGTTAAACGAAGAAGCCACTTACGCCGCCATCGAAACGGCCGCCACTAAGCTTGGTGTGGCCCCCAAGCTGGCCCGCCAGCGTTTCATCGCCTACCAGGACGACCGCAACAACATGCACCCCTACCTGGACTACGCGCTTCTGACCCGCAACAACCTAATTCATCTGGATTACCAGTTCGCAATTTGAACGCTACTACGTCGACGTTCTGATCGCTCACCGCAGCCTGACGCCGTTTCCCGAAGTGATTGCAACCCTCAAGGCCCTCCAACAACGCGGCTACCACCTAATCATGATGTCCAATTCGTCGTGGGACATCATTGACGCCAACGCCGCGGCGTTGACCGTGCCGTTTGACGTCTGGACCGCCGAGGACGTCCACGCCTATAAGCCGGACCTGCACTTCTTTCGGACCATCGCGCAGGAATACGGCTTAACCACCACTAATCATTGGCACATCGCCCAGGGCTACGCCAGCGACATCGTGCCCGCCGACCAACTGGGCTGGCCGTCTATCTGGGTTAACCGCGACCAGGCGACCCCCACCACCGTCGTTCGCCCCACCCAGATGGTCACCACCCTCGACCAGGTCTTGCCCCTGCTGCCCTAAATTGACCGAATCTTTCCTAGGCCAGTCATCACGGTATAGACCAATTTTGCTAGATTTTAAGTAAATTTTTTCTAGACCCGAATATTAACGACCAATCCCCGTCAAATCTAGGTTATTTGCGGGTTCCGGGCCCCGCCCAAATC
Above is a window of Levilactobacillus zymae DNA encoding:
- a CDS encoding NAD(P)/FAD-dependent oxidoreductase — its product is MAKQAYQYDVLYLGSGHGTFDGAIPLAQKGVKVGVIEADKVGGTCPNRGCNAKISLDAPVALQRQLAALNPVLTGQTHLNWDANMAHKGDVINGLPDMIAGLLTGSGVDLIHGYGRLVDAHTIQVGQQTYTTDQIVIATGLHPHRLDIPGGEFLHDSTDFLDLATMPQRMVVIGGGYIALELATIANAAGSDVTIVLHGDQALRAFHQPYVEQVLTDLQHHGVTVLRNTTVTQVTHAADDYVVTTDANETLTTDWILDATGREPNTADLGLETVGVTVNANGIEVNDHLQTSVPNIYASGDVIDKSQPRLTPTAIFESTYLMHLFAGETTAAVDYPPIPTVVFTSPRLAQVGVTVAQAQTEPAAYTLASQHIPDDWYRQVGQETSGDNTLIFDQDHRLVGATEVSAQAADVINTLLPAITFKYGEREIERLVPLFPTIGAAAWGQL
- a CDS encoding MerR family transcriptional regulator, yielding MSYSIHEVAEKLNLSIYSIRYYHDHGMLPFVERDTNNNRVFHDIDIEWLRLIICFRNTGMPLERIQHYLDLVQQGDETIPERYQMMKVQQERTVQELAALKNHLATINHKVAHYHDVLTQGKPDTYVPTDLPQPQPTDNIA
- a CDS encoding aldo/keto reductase, giving the protein MYQADEYRYQQMVYNRVGDSGLKLSAIGLGLWNNFGSVDPFDTQVAMIHQAFDLGITYFDLANNYGPKPGSAEENFGRIMAGDMHAYRDQMVIASKAGYVMWPGPYGNWGSRKSIIASANQSLKRTGLDYFDIFYSHRPDPNTAIEETALALDQLVRQGKALYVGISNYNGAQTAAITKIFNDLHTPFIIHQPRYNMFNRDVETDLFPVLKREHKAAVGFSSLSQGLLTDKYLNGIPADSRAKKGTIPFLNPTQVDQTLQTVKQLNELAQNRGQSLAQMALAWNLREPEIASVLIGASRPEQIVDNVQALQHLDFTAAELTAIDQILAQQGAISWGAH
- a CDS encoding NADH-dependent flavin oxidoreductase; translation: MTYAFMQPYTFKNGLTLKNRLAMSPTTTMSSFYDGHVTNDEIDFYGARAGGLGLIIGEVANVIASGKGFEGELSIANDSDIPGLTALAHAMKQNGTKAVLQIFHAGRKSNDSILRGHQPVSASAVAATFPADSQEPRALSTAEIDDIIAAFGDATRRAIVAGFDGVELHGANTYLLQQFFSPNSNRRTDKWGIDRMAFAKAVMASAHAAIDQYADRPFLLGYRISPEEIETPGIRLADSLAFVDMLGDSVVDYVHVSMGSAHRTSLNDKTDHEPILTKISRQLAGRKPLMGVGSVETPQDAAAVLALGTDLVAMGREMIREPLWVQKVAAGDEASLRYQLSPSAMDELKIPRAMQDYLKGAFYSVMHFTDDPTTAQNYQNQAAPMEGFEKKM
- a CDS encoding NADP-dependent oxidoreductase, which encodes MQAIQVTHYNRQHWVALNDVPEPTVGPTDILVEVQAAGVNLNDVRFATGVVAPILPTKLPFTLGSEVAGTVLKVGADVTTFSVGQAVYARLPHAQMGAFAERVAVAADCWAPIPAGLTFEQAAAVPSAALAAYQALTEELSLKTGDQLFLPHGADGFGLFAIPFAHKLGIRVTTSASSQAVTSLKALGAERVLDDRTTDFATELHDFDAVIDTQGRNAIPAELKILRRHGTLVSLAALPNWKFACQQDYSLPRRLIFGAAGLNLTLQAHRQHKQYRFMLVHADGSQLRHISDWIANLHLTPTVAATYSLEQTQAALDQVATRQTTGKVVITR
- a CDS encoding helix-turn-helix domain-containing protein, which produces MAKKTYNIGVEATLDVISGKWKPQLLCHLSVRPQRTCDLRQELPEISQKVLTQQLRELMDDGIVQRQVYGERAPFKVVYTLTPMGRSLGTVLVQMSIWGEHHVDELRETGVRDVRVQNDHTGFEHLLQAN
- a CDS encoding LD-carboxypeptidase, with the protein product MFKPAPLQRGDAVAIVSLSAGTLGEPFAAHELARGKDRLRQLGLTPVCMPNSLKGTAYLAAHPAALLDPQIRGIICAIGGNDTYRLAPFLLDDPDFRTAVTAHPKLFTGFSDTTVDHLMLYQLGLTTYYGPNLLNDLAELGPDLLPYTAQTLRHYFTNPATTAITSSPVWYQERTDFSPAALDTLRISHPETRGYQVLRGHGQVTGPLLGGCLDSLNSLLTDTRFPDEPTVNARYHLLPSAADFAGKVLFLETSEERPTPAAYQAMLEHLKAAGILGAAAAIITGKPQDEVYYPDYCRVLQAVTADLQTPLMTNLNFGHAYPRTALPYGATARLDLDQATLTITEPYFAGPTD
- a CDS encoding iron-containing alcohol dehydrogenase, giving the protein MAERSYDFLMPSVNFFGPGVITKIGERAKMLGMKKPVIVTDKFLEGLKGGAVQQTLASLKAAGVDYVVYNNVEPNPKIRNIKEVKKLYQDSGADSIITVGGGSAHDTGKGAGIILTNGDDITKLAGIETLDKALPPLIAVNTTAGTGSELTRHAVITNEETHLKFVVVSWRNIPLVSFNDPSLMLDVPKGLTAATGMDAFVQSIEPYVSVDHNPITDSQCVEAIKLIETSLREAVANGHNLEARTKMVEAEMLAGMAFNNANLGYVHAMAHQLGGQYDAPHGVCCALLLPYVEEYNIIACPERFAELAKIMGENTDGLSTRDAAELAIKAMKQMSQDVGIPKSIKEIGAKPEDFELMAENALKDGNAFSNPRKGTKEDIIKIFQAAYDAE
- a CDS encoding HAD family hydrolase produces the protein MTPFPEVIATLKALQQRGYHLIMMSNSSWDIIDANAAALTVPFDVWTAEDVHAYKPDLHFFRTIAQEYGLTTTNHWHIAQGYASDIVPADQLGWPSIWVNRDQATPTTVVRPTQMVTTLDQVLPLLP